GCGCACCAGGCTGCCCAGAAGTCCATCATCACGGGCTTGCCCTGCTCCCGCGCGGCCGCGAAGGCCGCCCGGTCGTCGGACAGCCACGCCGGTTCCGCACTCCCCTCGCCCGCCGCGGCCCGGTCGGGCGCGGCGCCGCCGGCCGGCAGCAGCCCGGGCGCGAGACCGCGCAGCCCGCCGAGGATCGCCAGCGTCGCGCCCAGCAGCCACAGGAAGCGCAGGCCGCCGAGGTTCAGGCCGGCCCGCGCCCCCGCGCCCTCGGGCAGCGCGCGCCAGGCGCCCCAGGCGCTCACGCACAGCAGCAGCGCCAGCCCGAAGACCGCCGCCAGCAGCCAGACCGGCGCGTACAGGCGCAGGAACCAGAGGGACAGGGCGAAGAGCACGATCGCGAAGACGTGCTTGACCGTCTGCATCCAGCCGCCGGCGCCGGGCAGGGCCGTCAGCAGGCCGCTGAAGGTGCCCAGGGCCACGAACAGCACGCCCAAGCCCAGGGCGAACACGAACAGCAGCCAGAAGCCCAGCACGAGGTTGCCCGTGGTGGCGACCCAGGTCAGCAGCACGATCAGCACCGGGCCGACGCAGGGCGCGGCGATCAGGCCCATCGCCGCCCCCATCAGCAGCGGGCCGAGGAAACCGGTGCGCCCGCCGCCCACGCGGCTGGTCAGCGAGCTCGGCAGCTGCAGGTCGAACAGTCCCGCCATGCTCAGGGCCATCGCCCCGATGATCGCCGCGACGATGGCGGCGAACACGGGGGTCTGGGTCGCCTGGCCGAAGGCGCCGCCTGTCGCGGCCGCCGCCACCCCGAGCGTGGAGTAGACCAGGGCGATGCCCAGGACGTACCAGAGAGACAGCACGAAACCCTTGAGCGGGCGGCCGCGGGCGTTGCCCCCGATGTAGCTGATCGTGATCGGGATCATGGGGTAGACGCAGGGCGTGAAGCTCGCCAGCACGCCGCCGAGGAAGACCATCAGGAAGGCCAGCCAACTGCCGCGCTCCAGCGCGTGCTGGAGGCGGGCCTGCAGGCCGCCGCCGGTCGCCGCGACGGCGGCGGACGCGGCAGGTACGGCAGGTGCGGCAAGTGCGGCAGGCGAATCGGCGGCGGCAGCGGCGGCGGCCGGGGCCAGTTCCAGCTCCAGCTCCGCGACGGCCTCGCCCGGCTGGTAGCAGACCGCGGCGTCACCCTCGCGGCAGAGCTGGTACTCGGCCCGCAGCGACACGCGCACCGGTCCGGCGCGGTCAGGCCACGTCACCGGCACCAGCGCCATGACCTCGCCGCGGTAGTAGGGGATCTCGGCCGCCACGGGCTTCGGGAAGACCGCCGGCCCGAACGCGGCGGCGGGCTCGCTCGCGAAGACCAGTCCCTGGAACGTCGCCGTCAGGTGCGTGCCCGCCGGCACGTGGTAGACCACGCCCAGGCGCGACGCGCCGCCGGCGGCGTGGTCGCCGCCGAGGGCCTTCAGGGTGACGGTCAGCTGCGGCGGCGGCTCGGCGGCGGCCGGGAGCGCCAGCGCGCACGCGCACGCCAGGACCAGCCACATCCGCATCGCGGCGGCGGCCGGCCGCCCCTTCGGTTCGCGAGTTTTCACTGGAGGTGCTTCTCCCTGCGGACGTCCACGTCGTAGATCTTCATGACGGCGCCGTCGCTCTCGGTCAACACCTCGAGGATGCCGTCGCCGTCGATGTCGAGCAACTCCATCCGCGAGCCGAACACCTCGTCGCCCCACTTCAGGTCGCCGCTGCGCGAATTCAGGACCTGGCCGGT
This portion of the bacterium genome encodes:
- a CDS encoding cytochrome c biogenesis protein CcdA, translating into MKTREPKGRPAAAAMRMWLVLACACALALPAAAEPPPQLTVTLKALGGDHAAGGASRLGVVYHVPAGTHLTATFQGLVFASEPAAAFGPAVFPKPVAAEIPYYRGEVMALVPVTWPDRAGPVRVSLRAEYQLCREGDAAVCYQPGEAVAELELELAPAAAAAAADSPAALAAPAVPAASAAVAATGGGLQARLQHALERGSWLAFLMVFLGGVLASFTPCVYPMIPITISYIGGNARGRPLKGFVLSLWYVLGIALVYSTLGVAAAATGGAFGQATQTPVFAAIVAAIIGAMALSMAGLFDLQLPSSLTSRVGGGRTGFLGPLLMGAAMGLIAAPCVGPVLIVLLTWVATTGNLVLGFWLLFVFALGLGVLFVALGTFSGLLTALPGAGGWMQTVKHVFAIVLFALSLWFLRLYAPVWLLAAVFGLALLLCVSAWGAWRALPEGAGARAGLNLGGLRFLWLLGATLAILGGLRGLAPGLLPAGGAAPDRAAAGEGSAEPAWLSDDRAAFAAAREQGKPVMMDFWAAWCAACLELDERTYNQPEVLALAADFVAVKMDLTERSAANDELARRYGVVGMPTVLFFDPQGRELERFSGFVNARDLAVVLERVRRGAAGAPRPDPQPDREEP